In one window of Henckelia pumila isolate YLH828 chromosome 1, ASM3356847v2, whole genome shotgun sequence DNA:
- the LOC140887041 gene encoding ATP sulfurylase 1, chloroplastic-like, producing MAAMASLYLKTSTPYYPHSSPKTHLTFKLQLRPASKTRPATRMSASLIEPDGGKLVELFVRESEKDSELKRASGLPKLRLSKIDLQWVHVLSEGWASPLKGFMRESEFLQALHFNSLRLENGSVVNMSVPIVLAIDDGQKSRVGSSTSVALVDDKDGVVAILNNIEIYKHNKEERIARTWGTTAPGLPYVEETITGAGNWLVGGDLEVLNPVKYNDGLDRFRLSPAQLREEFERRNADAVFAFQLRNPVHNGHALLMTDTRRRLLEMGFKNPVLLLHPLGGYTKADDVPLDWRMRQHEKVLEDGVLDPETTVVSIFPSPMHYAGPTEVQWHAKARINAGANFYIVGRDPAGMGHPLEKRDLYDPDHGKKVLSMAPGLERLNILPFKVAAYDKTQSKMAFFDPSRANDFLFISGTKMRTLAKNRENPPDGFMCPGGWKVLVEYYDSLAATENDKVPEPVPA from the exons ATGGCGGCCATGGCTTCTCTTTACCTCAAAACTTCCACCCCCTATTACCCTCATTCGTCCCCGAAAACCCATCTCACATTCAAGCTCCAGCTCCGACCCGCTTCGAAAACCCGACCCGCTACCCGAATGTCCGCCTCCCTTATCGAACCGGACGGGGGGAAGCTCGTGGAGCTATTCGTCCGTGAATCGGAAAAAGATTCGGAATTGAAGCGGGCGTCGGGTTTGCCGAAGCTCCGGCTCTCGAAGATCGACCTGCAATGGGTTCACGTGCTGAGCGAAGGGTGGGCGAGCCCGTTGAAGGGGTTCATGAGAGAGTCGGAGTTCCTCCAAGCCCTTCATTTCAACTCGCTCCGGCTCGAAAACGGCTCCGTCGTCAACATGTCGGTGCCGATCGTGCTGGCCATCGACGACGGGCAGAAGAGCCGGGTCGGGTCGTCCACCAGCGTGGCGCTTGTGGATGACAAGGATGGGGTCGTCGCTATTTTGAACAA CATTGAGATTTACAAGCACAATAAAGAAGAAAGGATTGCACGAACATGGGGGACGACTGCTCCCGGTCTCCCCTACGTGGAGGAGACGATAACAGGCGCCGGGAACTGGCTCGTTGGCGGTGATTTAGAGGTTCTGAATCCCGTCAAGTACAATGATGGCCTCGATCGCTTCCGCCTCTCCCCAGCACAGCTACGAGAAGAATTCGAGAGACGGAATGCTGATGCTGTTTTCGCCTTTCAGCTCAGAAACCCGGTGCACAATGGTCATGCTCTGCTGATGACCGACACCAGACGCCGCCTTCTTGAGATGGGGTTCAAGAATCCTGTCCTTTTGCTTCATCCATTGGGAGGTTATACCAAAGCAGATGATGTCCCACTTGATTGGCGGATGAGGCAGCATGAAAAG GTGCTTGAAGATGGTGTTCTTGATCCAGAGACCACCGTTGTGTCTATTTTCCCATCACCAATGCACTATGCTGGCCCAACTGAGGTACAATGGCATGCCAAGGCTCGGATCAATGCAGGCGCAAACTTCTATATCGTGGGTCGGGACCCAGCTGGAATGGGTCATCCACTCGAAAAAAGAGATTTATATGACCCTGATCATGGCAAGAAAGTATTGAGCATGGCTCCTGGATTGGAGAGGTTAAACATCTTGCCATTCAAG GTTGCTGCATATGATAAGACTCAAAGTAAAATGGCATTCTTTGATCCATCGAGGGCGAACgattttcttttcatttctgGCACCAAG ATGCGGACACTTGCGAAGAACAGGGAAAACCCGCCGGATGGTTTTATGTGTCCCGGTGGCTGGAAAGTTTTGGTCGAATATTACGATAGTTTGGCTGCGACGGAGAATGACAAAGTCCCCGAACCCGTGCCAGcttga